The following are encoded in a window of Candidatus Bathyarchaeota archaeon genomic DNA:
- a CDS encoding iron ABC transporter permease — protein MKLVAELELRLAVSPLTRRRLTALVAVSSSLIAFAVLILLPTIYLVSFIFTNFPRIYSEIFAHEIVGLENWIQIKRVLFLSLRVSSLTVALDLLFGIPLAYILAKKRFPGRALLEDVVTFPLVLPTSAFGFATLMAWTTITGLGGFLGLGRGLIDVTLRIPFLRVPVLILMVHVALTLPYVALTLRAKIMEVEPMYEEASRTLGAPPLTTFRRVLLPMITPGVLSGAVLAFARSLGETGATLVVSGVYSTASIAVVRWVYEFKFAEAAFLGGLLIAMAWGIIIPVEAIVGRPAGLPMFRPGKLEVKTHGGLVRFEKFASRRLLPLREIAVSVVIGLTIILPVLTVLNALIPYWSADPYTGRVEGGILYQLFGPPNYFREVARATLTSFTVAGVSTYVSACLAVPLTYLIARNPLGGVIRSLLKIPLVVPTSALGLSMLLLWGPSGLNMVKPGVWLIILTHIVFSVPVIVEPTLAAYERSQIILLEEAARTMGATPYDVLETVSLPLLKRGILAGSILSFTHSLGETGATFIVMGRDITVPTLVVNMVESLAIPAALFTSTYLIILSMAMLLAFKFISG, from the coding sequence GTGAAGCTGGTGGCTGAGTTGGAGCTGAGGTTAGCGGTATCACCATTAACTCGCCGTCGATTAACGGCTTTAGTGGCGGTCTCCTCCTCCCTGATCGCCTTCGCCGTCCTAATACTCCTCCCCACGATATACCTGGTATCGTTCATATTCACGAATTTCCCCCGGATATACTCAGAGATATTCGCGCATGAGATAGTGGGCCTGGAGAACTGGATCCAGATAAAGAGGGTTCTCTTCCTCTCCCTCAGGGTCTCAAGCTTGACCGTAGCCTTGGACCTCCTGTTCGGTATACCCCTAGCCTACATCTTGGCCAAGAAGAGGTTCCCTGGGAGGGCCCTCCTGGAGGACGTGGTCACGTTCCCCCTGGTGCTGCCCACATCGGCCTTCGGGTTCGCCACCCTGATGGCTTGGACCACCATCACGGGCTTAGGCGGGTTCCTAGGCCTGGGCAGGGGCCTCATAGACGTAACGTTGAGGATCCCCTTCCTCAGGGTGCCCGTGCTCATATTGATGGTCCATGTGGCCCTCACGCTCCCCTACGTGGCTTTGACTTTGAGGGCTAAGATCATGGAGGTGGAGCCGATGTACGAGGAGGCCTCCAGGACGCTGGGCGCACCGCCCCTAACCACCTTTAGGAGGGTTCTACTACCCATGATAACCCCAGGGGTGCTCTCAGGCGCCGTCTTGGCCTTCGCTAGATCCCTCGGGGAGACCGGGGCCACCCTGGTGGTGAGCGGGGTATACTCCACGGCGTCCATAGCGGTGGTGAGATGGGTCTACGAGTTCAAGTTCGCCGAGGCGGCCTTCCTGGGGGGGCTCCTGATAGCCATGGCTTGGGGGATAATAATACCCGTGGAGGCCATTGTAGGCCGCCCCGCAGGCCTCCCCATGTTTAGGCCGGGTAAGCTCGAGGTTAAAACCCATGGGGGCCTGGTGCGCTTCGAGAAGTTCGCGTCGAGGAGGCTCCTACCCTTGAGGGAGATAGCGGTTTCAGTGGTGATAGGGCTCACGATAATCCTACCGGTGTTGACGGTGCTCAACGCGCTGATCCCATACTGGAGCGCCGACCCGTATACGGGGAGGGTGGAGGGCGGCATCCTATATCAGCTCTTCGGCCCTCCAAACTATTTCAGGGAGGTGGCGAGGGCCACCTTAACCTCCTTCACGGTGGCGGGCGTCTCAACCTACGTATCCGCGTGTCTGGCCGTGCCCCTCACCTATCTGATAGCCCGGAACCCCCTGGGGGGCGTCATAAGATCCCTGCTCAAGATACCCCTAGTGGTCCCGACATCGGCCCTAGGCCTCTCCATGCTCCTCCTCTGGGGCCCATCGGGATTGAACATGGTTAAACCCGGTGTATGGCTCATCATCCTAACCCATATAGTGTTCTCGGTCCCGGTGATAGTCGAGCCCACGTTGGCGGCCTACGAGCGTTCCCAGATAATCCTCCTAGAGGAGGCGGCGAGGACCATGGGCGCAACCCCATATGACGTCCTAGAGACGGTGAGCCTCCCGCTCCTCAAGAGGGGCATCCTAGCCGGCTCCATATTATCGTTCACACACTCCCTCGGGGAGACGGGAGCCACCTTCATAGTGATGGGCCGAGACATAACGGTGCCCACCCTAGTGGTGAACATGGTCGAATCCCTAGCGATACCCGCAGCCCTCTTCACCTCCACATACCTCATAATACTATCCATGGCGATGCTGCTAGCCTTCAAATTCATATCGGGCTAA
- a CDS encoding NDP-sugar synthase codes for MKALILAGGYGTRLRPLSCRKPKLLFPILGKPILKWNMEVLAEMGVSEVVLALNYLADILTGEMGRSYHGIRIRYTVERTPLGTGGPIKRAMRILGGEEVFLAMNGDVVFDRSMGGVLEAHMGSGAVATIALREVEDTSRFGVALVDREGWIRGFVEKPKPGTVDSNLINAGFYALSRGIFKYIPSGRKVSTEREVFPVLAREKRLRAFIYRGYWSDIGEIEDFIRVNRRFLEALPGDGVSIDEGASVEGGVEVNPPVKICRAVHVEDGASLGPYTVVGEGCRIGRGSRISNSILFEGCRIGERASIDGGVLGDRVSIGAKAKIMSGTVLGEEVSIMDGIRIMGGTSICPYKEVRDDVLTPGKVM; via the coding sequence TTGAAGGCTTTGATCCTGGCGGGTGGTTATGGGACCAGGCTTAGACCGCTCAGCTGCAGGAAGCCCAAGCTTCTCTTCCCGATTCTGGGTAAGCCCATCTTGAAGTGGAACATGGAGGTTTTAGCGGAGATGGGCGTGTCGGAGGTGGTCCTAGCCTTAAACTATCTGGCGGACATCCTCACCGGGGAGATGGGTAGGAGCTACCATGGGATAAGAATCAGGTACACGGTTGAGAGGACCCCCCTCGGCACGGGCGGCCCCATCAAGAGGGCGATGAGGATCCTAGGCGGCGAAGAAGTCTTCCTAGCCATGAACGGGGACGTGGTGTTCGACAGGAGCATGGGGGGCGTCTTGGAAGCCCACATGGGGAGCGGGGCCGTCGCCACCATAGCCCTCCGAGAGGTGGAGGACACCAGCAGGTTCGGCGTAGCCCTGGTGGATCGGGAGGGATGGATAAGGGGGTTCGTCGAGAAGCCTAAGCCTGGGACCGTCGACAGCAATCTTATAAACGCCGGCTTCTACGCCCTCTCAAGGGGCATCTTCAAGTACATACCTTCGGGCAGAAAGGTCTCAACCGAGAGGGAGGTTTTCCCGGTGTTGGCAAGGGAGAAAAGGCTCCGCGCCTTCATATATAGGGGCTACTGGAGCGACATAGGCGAGATAGAGGACTTCATAAGGGTGAACAGGAGGTTCTTGGAGGCCCTTCCAGGGGACGGCGTATCCATAGATGAGGGGGCATCCGTGGAGGGCGGGGTGGAGGTGAATCCGCCCGTGAAGATATGCAGGGCGGTTCACGTCGAGGACGGTGCATCCCTGGGGCCCTACACGGTCGTAGGGGAGGGATGCAGGATAGGCAGGGGCTCAAGGATCTCCAACTCGATACTCTTCGAAGGCTGCCGGATAGGCGAGCGGGCTTCAATCGACGGGGGCGTATTGGGGGACAGGGTCTCGATAGGCGCTAAAGCGAAGATTATGAGCGGGACGGTGCTGGGTGAGGAAGTATCGATAATGGACGGGATACGGATCATGGGAGGGACGTCCATATGCCCATACAAGGAGGTCAGGGACGACGTGCTCACGCCTGGGAAAGTTATGTGA
- a CDS encoding VTT domain-containing protein, producing MAYKDRLASRVMAGLAIAYLSLWLLSLLLLVPRYSLETFDYTAYLELPFMGRVSAELSEHGLDYPIFLIGLALFLPPLSILALLSAWIILKISEATDRIRLISNLLYSLTMLMLFMSFIPMVWVTREIIVAGAPVMGRWISTMSPILSAYMDEGRRMIGRIVLASKAWMIRYGPRGLLAAMILGSVFSPIPNEAILAFAGMVMNPLNVGLYGGLGSTIGGLICFYIARLGGRPLAEKLVKGDAIGRVDLWFHRYGLWTILLGRLIPFIPFDAISYLSGLTRVKPWRFTALTFIGSIPRCLLYAYIGDMIARYNLPALIITVLLAAMLFMVIRVKERSLREIR from the coding sequence ATGGCCTATAAGGATCGTTTAGCATCCAGGGTGATGGCCGGGCTCGCCATCGCGTACCTGTCCCTGTGGCTGCTGAGCCTCCTCCTCCTGGTTCCACGCTACTCCCTTGAGACCTTCGATTACACGGCTTACCTGGAGCTGCCTTTCATGGGCCGGGTCTCAGCAGAATTATCGGAGCATGGATTGGATTATCCCATCTTCCTGATAGGGTTGGCCTTGTTCCTGCCGCCTCTCTCGATACTGGCGCTCCTCTCCGCCTGGATCATCCTGAAGATCTCCGAGGCGACCGACAGGATCAGGCTCATCTCCAACCTATTATACAGCCTCACCATGCTCATGCTCTTCATGAGCTTCATACCCATGGTATGGGTTACGAGGGAGATAATCGTAGCGGGAGCCCCGGTTATGGGCCGTTGGATATCAACCATGTCCCCGATCCTATCAGCCTACATGGATGAGGGGCGGAGGATGATCGGCCGGATCGTATTAGCCTCCAAGGCTTGGATGATCAGGTACGGGCCGAGGGGCCTGCTCGCGGCCATGATCCTGGGCTCAGTATTCTCCCCCATCCCCAACGAGGCCATACTAGCCTTCGCGGGCATGGTCATGAACCCCTTGAACGTGGGCTTATACGGCGGCTTAGGCTCGACCATAGGGGGATTAATATGCTTCTACATCGCGAGGCTGGGCGGCAGACCATTAGCGGAGAAGCTCGTCAAGGGGGATGCCATTGGGAGGGTTGACCTCTGGTTCCATAGATACGGGTTGTGGACCATCCTCCTGGGGAGGCTCATACCCTTCATACCCTTCGACGCCATCTCCTACCTTTCAGGGTTGACGAGGGTGAAGCCCTGGAGGTTCACTGCGCTCACCTTTATAGGATCCATCCCGAGATGCCTGTTATACGCCTATATAGGGGACATGATAGCCAGATATAACCTGCCGGCCTTGATAATAACCGTGCTCCTCGCAGCGATGCTCTTCATGGTCATCAGGGTGAAGGAGAGATCCCTCAGGGAAATCCGCTAG
- a CDS encoding ATP-binding protein, giving the protein MDKDIVIKRREESVKDLRGWILVYGRRKTGKTFLLRRVFDKAHYFVVTRPGRVLTERGGETSYMSIEEAVKRAGALLKKGEAVVLDEFQRLPEEFWEAIALHHPSGKLIASGSSLGILKKIFDRRSPLLGLFTPFKLDLIRYSDAILSLKNVCTSLQDALLWGLIIRDPWVIPIMSLGDDAASEICDKAYGLLASASGLIGEVFEEEDRSLTRIYDAVLRLIGEGVWKPAEISGILTSNGLISGGLPTVTGLLERLTGMGLLEKVMLWRTRGSRYYFKHRSPLLSIIYYADQKLNIAEGIHRRVDRNLVLRAFGREFQFSLGEMLAEYMEGIKSYTILPNGEGDIDIVILDSKGKNPIIGYEVKIGVLGRREAEKAVETIHSYGIPKAGLISATAKPPSVPGSYEELGPEQLVDVAEQVSRSKL; this is encoded by the coding sequence ATGGATAAAGACATCGTAATAAAGAGGAGGGAGGAATCCGTAAAGGATCTAAGGGGATGGATACTGGTCTATGGAAGGAGGAAGACAGGAAAAACATTTCTGTTAAGGAGGGTTTTCGACAAGGCGCATTACTTCGTAGTAACGAGGCCCGGCCGCGTGCTCACCGAGCGCGGGGGCGAGACCTCCTACATGAGCATCGAGGAGGCGGTTAAACGGGCTGGGGCTCTGCTGAAGAAGGGCGAAGCAGTCGTGCTGGATGAATTTCAGAGGCTTCCCGAAGAGTTCTGGGAGGCGATAGCCCTTCATCATCCCAGTGGAAAGCTCATAGCCAGCGGCTCAAGCTTGGGGATCCTTAAGAAGATCTTCGACAGGAGAAGCCCCCTCCTAGGCTTGTTTACGCCATTTAAGCTGGATCTAATAAGATATTCGGACGCGATCCTCTCGCTCAAGAATGTTTGCACCTCACTACAGGACGCCTTATTGTGGGGGCTTATTATCCGCGACCCATGGGTTATTCCAATAATGTCCCTGGGGGATGATGCAGCCTCGGAGATCTGCGATAAGGCTTACGGCCTCCTGGCCTCCGCCTCAGGGCTCATCGGGGAGGTTTTCGAGGAGGAGGATAGATCGTTGACGAGGATTTACGACGCGGTTCTCAGGCTGATTGGGGAGGGGGTTTGGAAGCCCGCGGAGATTTCAGGAATCCTGACATCCAACGGTCTGATATCGGGGGGCCTCCCCACGGTTACCGGGCTGCTGGAAAGGCTTACCGGAATGGGCCTCCTGGAGAAGGTCATGTTGTGGAGGACGAGGGGCTCCAGGTACTATTTCAAGCATAGGTCGCCGCTGCTATCCATAATCTACTACGCCGACCAGAAACTTAACATCGCTGAGGGAATCCACAGGAGAGTCGACCGCAACCTGGTCTTAAGGGCCTTCGGCAGGGAATTCCAGTTCAGCCTGGGGGAGATGCTGGCCGAATACATGGAGGGGATAAAAAGCTACACCATACTGCCCAACGGCGAAGGCGACATAGACATCGTTATCCTGGACTCGAAAGGTAAGAATCCCATTATAGGATACGAGGTAAAAATTGGGGTGCTTGGAAGACGCGAGGCTGAAAAGGCGGTTGAAACCATTCATTCTTATGGAATCCCGAAGGCCGGCCTCATAAGCGCAACCGCTAAGCCCCCGAGCGTTCCAGGCTCATATGAGGAGCTCGGCCCAGAACAACTGGTTGACGTAGCTGAGCAAGTAAGCCGCTCAAAGCTTTAA
- a CDS encoding DUF47 family protein, translating into MSERLVSWLDRRRRMKSIELIQRHLSATSSAVEELHRAIEYKVNGDLEASGEAVDRVAELEAEADHLRDEISLEVAKSPLPAGDREDLLRLIRRVDWIADWAREAARILVWTPLDKMPRELIDIMRAMMVKVRECVLNVERCVNRLGVDLEEALKIADTVERLEEEVDERYLEARGMYPTLDYSRVNPGEAILISQLLDAIEYIADWSENTIDQVRIIAIRIV; encoded by the coding sequence TTGAGTGAGAGGCTGGTCTCGTGGCTGGATAGGAGGCGGCGCATGAAGAGTATAGAGCTCATCCAGAGGCACCTCTCCGCCACCTCATCCGCGGTGGAGGAGCTCCATAGGGCGATAGAATACAAGGTAAACGGGGATTTAGAGGCCTCGGGTGAGGCCGTCGACCGTGTAGCGGAGTTGGAGGCTGAAGCCGACCATCTGAGGGATGAGATATCCCTGGAGGTTGCTAAGAGCCCCCTCCCGGCCGGCGACAGGGAGGACCTGCTCCGCCTGATCCGTAGGGTCGACTGGATAGCGGACTGGGCTAGGGAGGCGGCTAGGATACTCGTATGGACGCCCCTCGATAAGATGCCTAGGGAACTTATCGACATCATGAGGGCCATGATGGTTAAAGTCAGGGAATGCGTCCTCAACGTGGAGAGATGCGTCAACAGGCTGGGGGTAGACCTCGAGGAGGCCTTGAAGATCGCTGATACGGTTGAGCGGTTGGAGGAGGAGGTCGATGAGAGGTACCTGGAGGCGAGGGGTATGTATCCAACCCTGGACTATTCGAGGGTAAACCCTGGAGAAGCCATACTGATAAGCCAGCTCCTAGACGCTATAGAGTATATAGCTGACTGGTCCGAGAACACCATAGATCAGGTGCGCATAATCGCCATAAGAATAGTCTGA
- a CDS encoding electron transfer flavoprotein subunit alpha, whose protein sequence is MPFIAVSRDKCVKCGLCLRACPFEAVTMVEGYPEFNENCRFCGACVSACPVQAITMTVEEAAKAVDLSKYRGVMVFAEQREGRVAPVVYELIGKGRELAGKLGEPLYAVLLGSNIRGEAENLLRYGLDKVYVYDHSSLGRFRDDPYTQLIAELVEEVKPSIILIGATSIGRSLAPRLASRLKTGLTADCTGLDVDEKGNLIQTRPAFGGNIMATIITPNHRPQMATVRYKVMAEAEPVENPKGEIEERTVNPEGLIDRTEVISFQREEGEVSITEADVIVSGGRGLGGPEGFKLLEELARLLGGAVGASRSAVDEGWISYSHQIGLSGRTVRPKLYIACGISGSVQHLAGMQTSEVIVAINKDPNAPIFKVSTYGIVGDLYEVVPELIRRIKENRRASSGAAEE, encoded by the coding sequence ATGCCCTTCATAGCCGTCTCGAGGGATAAATGCGTTAAATGCGGTTTATGCCTGCGGGCCTGCCCGTTCGAAGCCGTGACCATGGTGGAGGGTTATCCTGAATTCAACGAGAACTGCCGTTTCTGCGGGGCATGCGTATCCGCCTGCCCGGTTCAGGCGATCACCATGACGGTGGAGGAGGCCGCCAAGGCGGTTGACCTCTCCAAGTATAGGGGGGTGATGGTCTTCGCGGAGCAGAGGGAGGGCCGGGTAGCCCCGGTGGTCTACGAGCTCATAGGCAAGGGCAGGGAGCTGGCGGGGAAGCTTGGAGAACCCTTGTACGCGGTCCTCCTAGGCTCCAATATCAGGGGGGAGGCTGAGAACCTCCTCAGATACGGCTTGGACAAGGTCTACGTCTACGACCACAGCAGCTTGGGGAGGTTCAGGGACGATCCATACACCCAGCTCATAGCGGAGCTGGTTGAGGAGGTGAAGCCCAGCATAATCCTCATAGGGGCCACCTCGATAGGACGGTCCCTGGCGCCTAGGCTCGCCTCTAGGCTTAAGACAGGGTTGACGGCGGACTGCACAGGCTTGGACGTGGATGAGAAGGGGAACCTGATACAGACGAGGCCGGCCTTCGGGGGGAACATCATGGCCACCATCATAACGCCTAACCATCGCCCCCAGATGGCCACGGTGAGATATAAGGTGATGGCTGAGGCTGAGCCTGTGGAGAACCCTAAGGGGGAGATAGAGGAGAGGACGGTCAACCCTGAAGGATTAATCGATCGAACCGAGGTTATAAGTTTCCAGAGGGAGGAGGGCGAAGTATCCATAACCGAGGCGGATGTGATAGTCTCCGGGGGGAGGGGCTTAGGGGGGCCTGAAGGCTTCAAGCTCCTAGAGGAGCTGGCCAGGCTTCTAGGGGGGGCCGTCGGGGCGAGCAGATCGGCCGTCGACGAGGGATGGATAAGCTACTCCCATCAGATAGGCCTGAGCGGCAGGACCGTGAGGCCCAAGCTCTACATAGCCTGCGGGATCTCGGGATCCGTCCAACACCTGGCCGGCATGCAGACCTCCGAGGTGATAGTGGCGATAAATAAGGATCCGAACGCCCCCATATTCAAGGTCTCAACCTATGGGATAGTCGGGGACCTATACGAGGTGGTGCCCGAGCTGATAAGGAGGATAAAGGAGAACAGGAGAGCTTCAAGCGGGGCAGCCGAGGAATAG
- a CDS encoding PIN domain-containing protein: MILDTTYLLPLARIAIDLDLLDAIAKGKTSLKLEDVAVSLISIFELQAKAAKLMVPAEFVVKAVNVMLNAFKVESFYNPEIIKVSYELKKLIPDYIDCVVVATAITLKESLITEDSLILANAEVIKKGYGVNVLSFKDVVK, encoded by the coding sequence ATGATTTTGGACACTACATATTTGCTACCTCTTGCGCGGATTGCTATAGACCTTGATTTATTGGATGCAATAGCTAAAGGAAAAACTAGTTTAAAGCTCGAGGATGTAGCAGTAAGCTTAATCTCCATATTTGAACTTCAAGCGAAAGCTGCAAAGCTTATGGTTCCAGCTGAATTTGTAGTTAAAGCTGTAAATGTAATGCTTAATGCTTTTAAGGTTGAATCCTTTTATAACCCTGAAATAATTAAAGTTAGTTACGAACTAAAAAAGTTAATTCCAGATTACATAGATTGTGTGGTAGTAGCTACAGCTATTACACTAAAGGAAAGCTTAATTACCGAAGACTCCTTAATTTTAGCCAACGCTGAAGTGATAAAAAAAGGGTACGGCGTAAACGTGTTAAGCTTTAAGGACGTTGTCAAATAG
- a CDS encoding substrate-binding domain-containing protein — MVLSPAAGRGMFPRRGYVLLLAGILIGFLVFASISFVFSRAGPAAVEAGIPGRVEFEFLYTSEKQGWIEEVTPGFREWFKSRFGIEVSVRLVVTGSHKTVNLILLGSSKPAAWSPASSIWIPYLNAKWRSLGHPRDIAVDWTSLVVSPAVIAGWRSFLEANDIRGYRDLIRLSEEGISFRYGHPDPQLSNGGVMAAMLEFAAATGKPPESLTVGDLTDEDVLSRIAALESRAVAYGESTGFFGSWAAENGPAAIDVFTVYESVVIDNALKAERKWGDPLVAVYPEDGVLLSDHPYVLLDAEWVTPWQRFAAAQYLLYLLTPQVQERAQLHGFRPANPSVPLDSEIFNPSNGVKLDLEVPVLRPPSGEVMEAMLGAWVKVRNPGV, encoded by the coding sequence ATGGTCTTGTCTCCAGCCGCGGGGAGGGGGATGTTCCCCAGACGGGGCTACGTGCTCCTCTTAGCGGGTATCCTCATAGGATTCCTGGTGTTTGCGTCGATATCATTCGTGTTCAGCAGAGCTGGCCCGGCCGCTGTGGAGGCGGGTATCCCAGGGCGGGTGGAGTTCGAGTTCCTCTACACGAGCGAGAAGCAGGGGTGGATAGAGGAGGTCACCCCCGGCTTCAGGGAATGGTTCAAGAGCCGTTTCGGCATAGAGGTCTCGGTTAGACTCGTGGTCACGGGCTCCCATAAGACCGTTAATCTAATCCTTCTCGGAAGCTCTAAGCCAGCGGCGTGGAGCCCCGCATCGAGCATATGGATACCCTACTTGAACGCTAAGTGGAGGAGCTTAGGCCATCCCAGGGATATAGCTGTGGACTGGACTTCGCTGGTGGTCTCCCCCGCCGTGATAGCGGGTTGGCGTTCCTTCCTGGAGGCCAACGACATCAGGGGCTATAGGGATCTGATAAGGCTCTCGGAGGAGGGGATATCCTTCAGGTACGGCCATCCCGACCCTCAACTCTCGAATGGGGGGGTTATGGCTGCGATGCTTGAGTTCGCGGCCGCCACCGGGAAACCCCCTGAATCCCTGACGGTGGGGGATTTAACGGACGAGGATGTCTTATCAAGGATCGCCGCTTTGGAGTCTAGGGCGGTGGCCTATGGGGAGAGCACGGGCTTCTTCGGGTCGTGGGCCGCCGAGAACGGCCCCGCAGCCATAGATGTCTTCACTGTATATGAGAGCGTCGTGATCGATAACGCCTTGAAGGCTGAGCGTAAATGGGGCGACCCCCTGGTGGCGGTCTACCCTGAGGACGGTGTACTCCTATCGGATCACCCCTATGTCCTCCTGGATGCTGAATGGGTGACCCCGTGGCAGAGGTTCGCAGCCGCGCAGTACCTATTATACCTGCTCACGCCCCAGGTCCAGGAGAGGGCCCAACTACACGGCTTCAGGCCGGCCAATCCCAGCGTACCCTTGGACAGTGAAATCTTCAATCCATCGAACGGTGTGAAGCTCGACTTGGAGGTGCCCGTGCTCAGGCCTCCATCCGGGGAGGTCATGGAGGCCATGCTGGGGGCGTGGGTTAAGGTTCGAAACCCGGGCGTCTGA
- a CDS encoding ABC transporter ATP-binding protein: MPEVRLVEVTKRFGGFTALDRVSFHVRDGEYAALLGPSGCGKTTALRIIAGLLKPDEGTVYIDGEAVNDVPPEDRGIGFVFQNYALFPHMTLWGNTVYGPTIRGWNPETVRRLAKEMLAMVHLTGREDSYPHELSGGMQQRAALARALASGAKLLLLDEPLAALHARLRAELRYELRRLAEDLGLTVIHVTHDQEEAMTLSDKIIVMRRGRLEQVGTPEEIYFNPKTPFIANFIGEANFFEGYVLKEAREGLYVTIRGDLILQASGGGFHEGERVVLAVKPEFISLETPAPGDINLIPGRIERIRFIGSFIRYEVRLVNEDLTAVRVTVESKPHLNVGDEVSLRFNPDRIHVFSYPREGLMEATKVE, from the coding sequence GTGCCTGAAGTGAGGCTTGTAGAGGTGACCAAGAGGTTCGGCGGCTTCACCGCTCTGGATCGCGTGAGCTTCCATGTGAGGGATGGGGAGTACGCGGCGCTTCTAGGCCCTTCGGGCTGCGGCAAGACCACGGCCCTAAGGATCATAGCGGGGCTGTTGAAGCCCGATGAGGGAACCGTATATATAGATGGTGAGGCGGTTAACGATGTCCCTCCTGAGGACAGGGGGATAGGGTTCGTCTTCCAGAACTACGCCCTGTTCCCGCATATGACCCTATGGGGGAACACCGTCTACGGCCCCACCATAAGGGGTTGGAACCCGGAGACCGTGAGGAGGCTCGCGAAGGAGATGCTGGCGATGGTGCATCTGACGGGGAGGGAGGACAGCTATCCCCATGAGTTGAGCGGTGGGATGCAGCAGAGGGCCGCCTTGGCTAGGGCCTTAGCCTCAGGGGCTAAACTCCTATTGTTGGATGAGCCCTTGGCAGCCCTCCACGCCCGTCTAAGGGCTGAGCTGAGATACGAGCTTAGGAGGCTCGCCGAGGATTTAGGGCTCACCGTAATACATGTGACCCATGATCAGGAGGAGGCTATGACCCTATCGGATAAGATAATCGTCATGCGCAGGGGCCGCCTGGAGCAGGTGGGGACGCCGGAGGAGATCTACTTCAACCCTAAGACCCCCTTCATAGCGAATTTCATAGGGGAAGCCAACTTCTTCGAAGGCTACGTCCTAAAAGAGGCTAGAGAAGGCTTATATGTGACTATAAGGGGCGATCTTATACTCCAAGCGTCCGGTGGGGGATTCCATGAGGGGGAGAGGGTGGTCCTAGCGGTCAAGCCGGAGTTCATATCCCTGGAGACCCCCGCCCCCGGGGACATAAACCTGATACCTGGAAGGATCGAGCGTATCAGGTTCATAGGCAGCTTCATACGCTACGAGGTCAGGCTGGTAAACGAGGACCTGACGGCTGTGAGGGTAACCGTGGAATCCAAGCCCCATCTGAATGTGGGGGATGAGGTATCCCTAAGGTTCAACCCGGATAGGATACATGTATTCTCTTATCCTAGGGAGGGGCTCATGGAGGCTACCAAGGTTGAGTGA
- a CDS encoding electron transfer flavoprotein subunit beta/FixA family protein, whose translation MGIESRKGFRIIVCVKQVPETTEVEIDPETGTLRREGVPAVVNPFDLHAIEEAVRIKERHGGVVTAISMGPPQAESAVRDALALGCDEGILLTDRTFAGADTLATAYTLGRAIRKLGVFDLVICGMKTTDGDTAQVGPELAEELGIPHVAYVNGIRELTESHMEVEKLMEDGLEVIKVPLPCLITVTKGINEPRLPSLKAKLQARRSPITIWGSGDLGGDPSRYGLTGSPTRVVRVFTPEPHGRGEIITGNPGMQAGRLLEKLMELRLI comes from the coding sequence ATGGGGATCGAGTCTCGTAAAGGTTTCCGCATAATTGTATGTGTGAAACAGGTCCCGGAGACCACGGAGGTTGAGATCGATCCGGAGACTGGAACCCTTAGGAGGGAGGGGGTTCCAGCCGTGGTTAACCCGTTCGACCTCCACGCGATCGAGGAGGCCGTGAGGATTAAGGAGAGGCATGGAGGCGTAGTCACAGCCATAAGTATGGGGCCTCCCCAGGCCGAGTCGGCGGTCAGGGATGCCCTGGCCCTGGGCTGCGACGAGGGCATCCTCCTGACGGACAGGACCTTCGCCGGCGCGGATACCCTGGCGACCGCCTATACTTTAGGTCGGGCCATCCGCAAGCTGGGGGTCTTCGACCTGGTGATATGCGGGATGAAGACCACGGATGGGGATACGGCGCAGGTCGGCCCTGAACTGGCTGAGGAGCTGGGGATACCCCATGTAGCCTACGTGAACGGGATAAGGGAGCTCACGGAAAGCCACATGGAGGTTGAGAAGCTCATGGAGGATGGACTCGAGGTCATAAAGGTGCCTCTACCATGCCTCATAACGGTTACGAAGGGGATAAACGAGCCCCGCCTCCCCTCCTTGAAGGCTAAGCTCCAGGCTAGGAGGAGCCCGATAACCATCTGGGGATCAGGGGACCTCGGAGGGGATCCTTCACGCTACGGCCTGACGGGTTCGCCGACCCGGGTGGTCAGGGTGTTCACGCCGGAGCCCCATGGGAGGGGCGAGATCATAACGGGCAATCCGGGGATGCAGGCGGGGAGGCTCCTCGAGAAACTCATGGAGTTAAGGCTGATATGA